A section of the Ornithinimicrobium sufpigmenti genome encodes:
- a CDS encoding nitrate ABC transporter substrate-binding protein — MRTIRLAMRDWAWLTPLALGEVDTTPLAQAGAELELERVQTLPGADADGRFELAEASLSRFVLDTAAATTTRYAVPFFAMQAFRSRCVLVRRDSGSRSAGDLAGGRVGLTGWHDSGNIWTRDALRHDGLDTDGVQWRVGQLTGGAKPYDRLGPGRDRTDVEEIEEGATLVDLLLAGDLDAVLTPFMPPQAYGPDAAIRPLYGSSAEPELAYYADRGYVPGIHILTAAPEVPVEIARAVVDVLVSSRAEWTHRRSRMLDEPALGADTAYQQQKRHLRPGWDAASLQMHRSMVEDFLELQVHDGIAASAPSIETLFTKTQDWK; from the coding sequence ATGAGGACCATCAGGTTGGCGATGCGCGACTGGGCCTGGCTGACGCCACTGGCACTCGGCGAGGTGGACACCACGCCCCTGGCCCAGGCAGGGGCCGAGCTGGAGCTCGAGCGGGTGCAGACGCTGCCCGGCGCCGACGCCGACGGCCGCTTCGAGCTCGCCGAGGCATCGCTCAGCCGGTTCGTGCTGGACACCGCTGCCGCCACCACCACCCGGTATGCCGTCCCGTTCTTCGCCATGCAGGCCTTCCGCAGCCGCTGCGTCCTGGTCCGCCGGGACTCCGGCAGCCGGTCCGCGGGCGACCTGGCCGGCGGCCGGGTCGGGCTGACCGGCTGGCACGACAGCGGCAACATCTGGACCCGCGACGCGCTGCGTCACGACGGGCTCGACACCGACGGCGTGCAGTGGCGCGTCGGCCAGCTGACCGGCGGGGCGAAGCCCTACGACCGGCTCGGGCCCGGACGGGACCGGACCGACGTGGAGGAGATCGAGGAGGGCGCGACCCTGGTCGACCTGCTGCTCGCCGGTGACCTCGACGCCGTCCTCACCCCGTTCATGCCGCCGCAGGCCTACGGCCCCGACGCGGCGATCCGGCCGCTCTACGGCTCCTCCGCCGAGCCCGAGCTGGCCTACTACGCCGACCGGGGCTACGTCCCGGGGATCCACATCCTCACCGCGGCGCCCGAGGTCCCGGTCGAGATCGCCCGTGCGGTGGTCGACGTCCTGGTGTCCTCCCGGGCAGAGTGGACGCACCGGCGCAGCCGGATGCTGGACGAGCCCGCCCTGGGTGCCGACACCGCATACCAGCAGCAGAAGCGCCACCTGCGCCCCGGATGGGACGCAGCGTCCCTGCAGATGCACCGATCGATGGTCGAGGACTTCCTCGAGCTGCAGGTCCACGACGGCATCGCCGCGAGCGCGCCGTCCATCGAAACCCTCTTCACCAAGACCCAGGACTGGAAGTGA
- a CDS encoding PLP-dependent aminotransferase family protein gives MSDEVTAEWLARQVQDRSASGIASEVSQLINTGELQVGTRLPSVRELAVHLRVSPATVSAAWTSLKRFGSVESRGRAGTRVLGPQAPHPRRYSSEFTDAESAVLDLGLSVPDPALLPDLTRYLRPHEIAGLHQYKRVPIHAPLESAARQHWPYPADTLAALSSGYEGLLMALRTFVRPGDNVIVEEPSPPRLLDSVEHVGARLLPVRRDAEGVRLDDLERALARKPTVMVLQPGVHNPDGNALSAARADAIADLIQDHALLTIEDDGLGLLTDRPLHTLAERRPDQRRIFVRSFSKSHGPDLRLAVVEGGEREIEQLSGFWEFGARWASRILQDALARMLTDPVAWQTLDRARGEYARRRQAFIERFDLADRAHGQGLLDVWLHVRNERRAVVTLAANGVSCLGAHLFYTGQAPDFIRVSTSLMQGTEWTVLDRAVRALNRQP, from the coding sequence ATGAGCGACGAGGTGACTGCGGAATGGCTGGCGCGACAGGTCCAGGACCGCAGCGCCAGCGGGATCGCCAGTGAGGTCTCGCAGCTGATCAACACCGGAGAGCTGCAGGTGGGGACACGTCTGCCCAGCGTGCGCGAGCTGGCGGTCCACCTGCGCGTCAGCCCCGCGACGGTCTCGGCGGCGTGGACCTCCTTGAAGCGTTTCGGGTCGGTCGAAAGTCGTGGCCGGGCGGGCACCCGGGTACTCGGCCCGCAGGCGCCCCACCCCCGCCGCTACTCCTCGGAGTTCACCGACGCGGAGAGCGCGGTGCTGGACCTGGGCCTCTCCGTCCCCGATCCCGCCCTGCTGCCCGACCTGACCCGCTACCTGCGGCCGCACGAGATCGCCGGCCTGCACCAGTACAAGCGGGTCCCGATCCACGCCCCGCTGGAGTCGGCCGCGCGCCAGCACTGGCCCTACCCCGCCGACACCCTCGCCGCCCTCAGCAGCGGCTACGAGGGGCTGCTCATGGCCTTGCGCACCTTCGTCCGGCCCGGGGACAACGTCATCGTCGAGGAGCCCTCGCCGCCCCGGCTCCTCGACTCGGTCGAGCACGTCGGCGCCCGGCTGCTGCCGGTCCGGCGCGACGCGGAGGGCGTGCGGCTCGACGACCTCGAGCGGGCCCTGGCCCGCAAGCCCACGGTCATGGTCCTGCAGCCCGGCGTGCACAACCCGGACGGCAACGCGCTCTCCGCCGCGCGGGCCGACGCGATCGCCGACCTCATCCAGGACCACGCCCTGTTGACGATCGAGGACGACGGCCTCGGCCTGCTGACGGACCGTCCCCTGCACACCCTGGCGGAGCGCCGTCCCGACCAGCGGCGGATCTTCGTCCGCTCCTTCTCCAAATCGCACGGCCCGGACCTTCGCCTGGCCGTCGTCGAGGGCGGCGAGCGGGAGATCGAGCAGCTCAGCGGTTTCTGGGAGTTCGGCGCCCGGTGGGCCAGCCGCATCCTGCAGGACGCGCTGGCCAGGATGCTCACCGATCCGGTGGCCTGGCAGACGCTGGACCGGGCGCGCGGGGAGTATGCCCGCCGCCGGCAGGCCTTCATCGAGCGCTTCGACCTGGCCGACCGCGCTCACGGTCAGGGCCTGCTCGACGTCTGGCTGCACGTCCGCAATGAGCGCCGCGCCGTGGTGACCCTCGCCGCCAACGGCGTCTCCTGCCTGGGCGCCCACCTCTTCTACACCGGCCAGGCCCCCGACTTCATCCGCGTCTCCACCTCGCTGATGCAGGGCACCGAGTGGACAGTGCTCGACCGCGCGGTCCGGGCGCTGAACCGGCAGCCGTGA
- a CDS encoding MurR/RpiR family transcriptional regulator — translation MSPTSPTSPATTDEHQAGGAGGSSVAAMTREAMGRLTNAERKAARALLSAYPVAGLETVAELAERAGVSAPTVVRFVSRLGFSGYAAFQRALMHEVHARMGSPLEQYAEKRAVPSGEELLPYVASTFVDSLHSSFDGIPTSDFEHAVELLCSARVRVHVVGGRFSHVLAEYLVAHLQLLRAGVRTVPGDEFSRVSLVGDVTKDDLLVAFDFRRYDPSTVRLAQEAARGGAKILLLTDPFLSPISAVSDTVLPTRVDSPSPFDSLVPAFALVEALVAAVTDRLGDRGRSRVERLEGLRERLDPHTPSALPPPVP, via the coding sequence ATGAGCCCAACGAGTCCGACGAGTCCAGCGACGACGGACGAGCACCAGGCGGGCGGGGCCGGCGGGTCCTCCGTCGCCGCCATGACCCGCGAGGCGATGGGCCGGCTGACGAACGCCGAGCGCAAGGCCGCCCGGGCGCTGCTGTCGGCATACCCGGTCGCCGGCCTGGAGACCGTGGCCGAGCTGGCCGAGCGGGCCGGGGTGAGCGCACCCACGGTGGTCCGCTTCGTCTCCCGCCTCGGGTTCAGCGGGTATGCCGCGTTCCAGCGGGCGCTCATGCACGAGGTGCACGCGCGGATGGGCTCGCCGCTGGAGCAGTATGCCGAGAAGCGCGCCGTGCCCTCCGGCGAAGAGCTGCTCCCCTACGTCGCCTCCACCTTCGTCGACTCCCTCCACTCTTCTTTCGACGGCATCCCGACCAGCGACTTCGAGCACGCCGTCGAGCTGCTCTGCTCCGCGCGGGTGCGCGTGCATGTCGTCGGGGGCCGGTTCAGCCACGTCCTGGCCGAGTACCTCGTCGCCCACCTGCAGCTGCTGCGCGCCGGGGTCCGCACCGTGCCGGGCGACGAGTTCTCCCGGGTCTCCCTGGTCGGCGACGTCACCAAGGACGACCTCCTCGTCGCCTTCGACTTCCGCCGCTACGACCCGAGCACGGTCCGGCTCGCGCAGGAGGCGGCCCGCGGCGGCGCCAAGATCCTGCTGCTCACCGACCCGTTCCTCTCGCCGATCTCGGCGGTCTCCGACACCGTCCTGCCCACCCGGGTCGACTCGCCCTCGCCCTTCGATTCCCTCGTGCCCGCCTTCGCGCTGGTCGAGGCGCTGGTGGCCGCGGTGACCGACCGGCTGGGCGACCGCGGCCGGAGCCGCGTCGAGCGGCTCGAAGGGCTGCGCGAGCGGCTCGACCCGCATACCCCGTCCGCCTTGCCCCCGCCCGTCCCCTGA